The following are encoded together in the Salinibacter grassmerensis genome:
- a CDS encoding methylmalonyl-CoA mutase family protein produces MSGTEAFPPLFDEFDAVAPREWREHVQSDLGGASPEAFLEWSSMEGVSLPAYLSPEALRDALHTDPEGGHPPLARSGDAPANTWTVCQPIRHPDPEVAGKHARAAVDGGADALQLDLPPPLSDGSEATPRSTANLAQILDGIDPTSTPLHLDGGPAAPALYALLREHLLSAPADFNAIRGSLLFDPVAASASGADPDQAFSLADDLVAEAAETPHFRTVTVDASAYHDAGASAVQELACALGALTERLVRSTERGLSLSALLNNLQVRVPVSTSYFVEMAKLRALRLLVPQVIDAFAPEAGPPSSLAPTDVFVHATTSRRAETVYDPYVNMLRATTEAMAAALGGCDALTIRPYDGSVKPPDEFGLRIARNTQLILRHEAHFDQVADPAAGSYYIETLTDQLAQRAWAQFQDLEAEGGIVQVLRSGDLHAQISETRAERRQALDERDQVLVGTTHYPALDERRRSDLVAHDATPASGGSPPSLDASSTDALRTALRDGHALRDVTSALQSDSTAIDPLPRVRLADEVETVRLRTEAHAESQGGPPQVLLAPLGPAAVRSARANFCRNFLGVAGFAIKEPLKFESVDAVADAAVEQDADAVVLCSSNEHYADRAPALAAALADRGHDALLGIAGAPDEIDVDGAADFFVHKDSPLRETLTALQSLLGIATGDET; encoded by the coding sequence ATGTCCGGAACGGAAGCGTTTCCACCGCTTTTCGACGAGTTCGATGCGGTCGCCCCTAGGGAGTGGCGAGAGCACGTACAGTCGGACCTCGGAGGCGCGTCCCCGGAAGCATTTCTGGAGTGGTCATCCATGGAGGGCGTGTCGCTCCCAGCGTACCTCTCCCCCGAAGCCCTGCGGGACGCACTACACACCGACCCGGAAGGGGGCCATCCGCCCCTGGCCCGCTCCGGGGACGCGCCGGCCAACACGTGGACCGTTTGCCAACCCATCCGGCATCCCGACCCCGAGGTGGCGGGCAAGCACGCTCGGGCTGCCGTCGACGGAGGGGCCGATGCCCTCCAGTTGGACCTCCCGCCCCCGCTTTCCGATGGGTCCGAGGCCACGCCCCGATCGACGGCCAATCTCGCTCAAATCCTCGACGGGATCGACCCAACGAGCACCCCTCTACACCTCGATGGAGGCCCGGCCGCCCCCGCGCTGTACGCACTGCTCCGCGAACACCTCTTGTCCGCACCGGCCGATTTTAACGCCATCCGTGGATCGCTCCTGTTTGATCCCGTGGCCGCGTCGGCGTCGGGCGCGGACCCGGACCAGGCGTTCTCGCTGGCCGACGACCTCGTGGCGGAGGCCGCGGAAACGCCTCACTTCCGCACGGTGACCGTCGACGCCAGCGCCTACCACGACGCAGGGGCATCGGCCGTTCAGGAACTGGCCTGTGCCCTCGGTGCCCTCACTGAACGCCTCGTCCGAAGCACCGAGCGAGGCCTCTCTCTTTCTGCCCTCCTCAACAACCTGCAGGTCCGCGTTCCCGTCTCGACCTCCTACTTTGTCGAGATGGCCAAGCTCCGCGCCCTCCGCCTGCTCGTGCCACAGGTCATCGATGCCTTCGCCCCTGAGGCAGGGCCGCCTTCCAGCTTAGCCCCCACCGACGTCTTCGTTCACGCCACGACCTCTCGGCGTGCAGAGACCGTCTACGACCCGTACGTGAACATGCTCCGGGCCACCACCGAGGCGATGGCCGCGGCGCTTGGGGGGTGCGATGCACTCACCATCCGGCCCTACGACGGCTCCGTAAAGCCCCCCGATGAGTTTGGCCTCCGCATCGCCCGCAACACACAACTCATCCTGCGTCACGAGGCGCACTTCGATCAGGTGGCCGATCCGGCCGCCGGGTCGTACTACATCGAAACCCTGACCGACCAGCTCGCCCAACGGGCCTGGGCTCAGTTTCAAGATCTCGAGGCGGAAGGCGGGATTGTTCAGGTGCTCCGCAGCGGCGACCTGCACGCACAGATCTCCGAGACGCGGGCGGAACGTCGTCAGGCCCTCGACGAACGGGACCAGGTGCTCGTCGGCACCACGCACTACCCCGCCCTCGACGAACGACGGCGGAGCGACCTGGTGGCACACGATGCTACGCCTGCGAGCGGCGGATCGCCTCCCTCCCTCGACGCATCATCCACCGATGCGCTCCGGACGGCACTCCGCGACGGCCACGCGCTCCGGGACGTCACCTCGGCCCTCCAGTCCGACTCGACAGCGATCGACCCACTGCCCCGCGTCCGGCTCGCCGATGAGGTGGAGACAGTCCGTCTTCGGACCGAGGCACACGCCGAGTCTCAGGGCGGGCCCCCTCAGGTCCTGCTCGCTCCACTCGGCCCCGCCGCCGTCCGCAGCGCCCGTGCGAATTTCTGTCGCAACTTCCTCGGCGTGGCGGGGTTCGCGATTAAGGAGCCCCTCAAGTTCGAATCCGTGGACGCGGTGGCCGACGCGGCGGTTGAGCAGGACGCCGACGCGGTGGTCCTCTGCAGCTCGAACGAACACTATGCCGACCGTGCCCCCGCTCTCGCCGCGGCCCTTGCCGACCGCGGCCACGATGCCCTCCTCGGGATCGCCGGCGCCCCCGACGAGATCGATGTTGACGGCGCCGCTGATTTCTTCGTTCACAAGGACAGTCCCCTGCGAGAGACCCTCACTGCATTGCAGAGCCTCCTCGGCATTGCGACGGGCGACGAGACCTAG